The Asterias rubens chromosome 14, eAstRub1.3, whole genome shotgun sequence DNA segment ggataatattgaaagaaaaagaaacacccttgtcacacggagttgtgtgctttcagatgcttgatttcgagatctcaagttctaaatctgaggtctcgaaatcaaattcgtggaaaattacttctttctcgaaaactactccactttagagggagccgtttctcacactgtttataTTACCAATTTTTCCGTTatatcgttaccaagtaagtttttatgctaataattattttgagcaattaccaatagcgtccactgcctttaaaaacataattggAAAGCCTTGGGAGGGTTTGTTTAAAGTGTGCCAGTCGTTGGTTTGTGATTGAAACCAGTGTTTTATAGTTATACATATACTTACCATACAGTTAAAGTTATCtggaaaaatatatatttttttctttcaaacataagagtatatgcttatgaacaataaacaatttttttttaaattattgtttgtcacgattgatatgttgacaaaatagataaagttatttggggggctgactccgcctaccccttttgtgacgtcaatcgtggcagactttgcctgcaatgcgtagagtaaccacacgtgcaaagtacatgtacggtgtAAGTTGtcagtttgtacgtttcgatttttattttttattttttttctgcattttccggcaatgccgaccaggtgtattgctgctggatgcagcaaaacaattaATGATGGGTTCAGGTTGCATGTGTTTCCTGCAGGTCCCAAGTACAGGCGGTTGTGGGCCGCGAAAGTCAGACTCACAAAGCAATAGACGTCCGGTCCGACgactttttcagcgctgtgcagcgaacTTATATAGTCGTCGTGCTTtcggaatacaccacacattttgacACGAAGAGAAAAGTTATTCTGAAACATGACACCATCCCAACAACTTTTCCAGGGAGGGAAgtcaaagaaggtacctgaaagacctGAAAGACCTAGAGGAGCATATGCCAAACATGTGACCTTTGGTTTCCTACAACATGTAATCGTCAACAACATTTAAGAGTTATGTTTCAATAGCCCAAAATAGCTTGCGTTTAGCTAGTCATAACGCGTTTTGTCAAAAGAGCGTGGCAGTtcattgcaaaaataaaaatggttcaAACTGTGGCAtgatcaatttgaaaaatatCTGATCTGTCAGTTAATAAACTGTATTGGTCACGTGCGTTATTGAACATACCATTAGACCAAGGGAAAGTAAAATCTTACCTGAAGTTGTAAACGTGTTTCTACCAATGCTAACTTTGCACAGTTGAATCTCTGCTGAACTTTACAAAGTGGATAACTGGCGGCAACAACGACGAATTCTGTACGAGAAACAACATTATTAATGTTCAAAACAGTGCACTTCTTCACCAAACCGTACTTCCCAATAATCAAATTTATAAACGAGATTAAAGTTGCGGAAGTTTCATacaactggaaaaaaaacctaccGCTTTGATATTGTCCAAAATTTCATCGAGTCACTATACCGTATGAAATGGTCATTATACAGTATACTAAGGTGGCCTGTTGCAACCATGTCATTAGTTATGTAACAGGATTTGGGAAAGTTTGAATTTGTTCAGACCATCCGTACGATGCCAACCCTTTCAAATTAACACGAATGTCATTGATAACTGCATCCAGTAGACCGTCGGCAaacgtgtacattgtataccTAATTTGTCATGTTGATTTCATACGTTTGCTAAAGGTAAGAGCATTTCCAGAGGTTGCAGTGATATTTTGTTCCCTTTTTTCAGAACGATGTTTTTTACACTGTGAAAGCGCAGCATTTGTTGTACACAGGCATATATGTATACAGTGATTTAATAGTCGAGTCCACGAGTCATCCTGCCTAAATGGTCATTGgtatgttaaagacagtggacactattggtatttgtcaaagaccagtcttctcacttggtgtatctcaacatatgcttgaaataacaaacctttgaaaatttgagctcaattggtcgtcgaagttgcgagataataatgacagaaacaacaaccttgtcacacgaagttgtgtgctttcagatgcttgatttcgagatctcaagttctaaatctgaggtctcgaaatcaaattcgtggaaaattacttctttctcgaaaactactccactttagagggagccgtttctcacactgtttataATACCAATCTCTCCagattactcgttaccaagtaagtttttatgctaataattattttgagtaattaccaatagtgtccactgcctttaaaaacataattggAAAGCCTTGGGAGGGTTTGTTTAAAGTGTGCCAGTCGTTGGTTTGTGATTGAAACCAGTGTTTTATAGTTATACATATACTTACCATACAGTTAAAGTTATCTGGAAAAATATATGATGAGCACTGGTGGCATGGATGGGCAGTTGAGCATGGCTGAAAAGAAGGAAATTGAGTGTTGTTACTCATTTGCATTGCTCACCCATTTCACCTCATCAACGCTGTCAGGATTTTCAGACACAATGCCAGAACACAACATTTTCTGTACAATTCTGTTTAGACCTCAGAACAATTCTCCGAAAAGCCACTGCCAtgccatttctttttaaaagccgtttttaaaaataagaggatttttttttattaaaatttaattcaCAACATCAACATAATTAATAGCAACACAACCAGTTGTCAGAATGCTTCCTTTTCAACTCTAAAATGTGATTTTCTTGAGCCCCAAAAAATGTCTAAAGAACCTGATTGCTTGGTCAATTTTTTTGTACATTGGTGGTGAGATGGTGATGATGGTgagacaaaatacatgtacatgtagccctaGCACTGCAGTACTAGCTACGACTTATTTGTAGGCCTAAAACtaaaagtattaaaatattattaaaacaaatctaagTATTAATACTCATAGGTCGTTCCCATACTGCCAATATAGTAAGCAAGATAACTCGGACAACTCCTGAGTTAGGCCTACTGCATTTGTTCATTttcgttattttgagaaaaagaccCTTTGTTTGTGTGTCCGTGTCCGAAACCGGTCACTGGATCGATCCTCCACGTTTACACCGAACCAACCAAAAAAATACCCATACCATGCATGCACTTCCTATAACGTACAACGCGTCACCCTATGTTAAAATGGTATGGTCCAACAAACTCCCGGGCTGAAATCAACTGCAGAAAAAAGTAGCTATCCGGCCGGCCTGACGGCACACCAAACACAACTTTGGCATTAGTAACAACTGATGCAAATCCAACGAACAAAGGATGCTTTTCTTTAATACATACCTTACCTTATCGATGGCATTCATTTCTACTTCATTCTCCGGTGCACTCCCGGTCGGTCACGGCGCCGTCCCCGAACGCGTACGGTGTGTGTGGGATGTGCATGCAGCGCATCCGGTCATACAGCAATAGTATGGTGCATGCTGTAGCCGCAATAATTATGCAGGAAACATGCTCAGAAGCCACTCGGACGTACTTCGCGCATTGTATTGTACatattatagcgccctcgcgcagACAGCACAAAATAGGAAAATGAGACAACTTCTCCATATGACAGTATAGCATTTGAATCTTGTTAATCTCTTCTCACAGTTACATAAAGAATAATATAAGTTTGacgctggaaaaaaaaatcaaaattcggCCAGCGTCACTCAATAGTTTACCGTAATTTAAACTATCTGGTTAAACATTGTATTCACAATCAAAACCTCCCAGATTACTCTCATGAGcagttaacattttgttttgtaatgctTACATTGGTTGACAAAATATGTTTGCgtgtatttacaaattgaaGCTGAAAATGTGTGGTTTATGTCTTTTAAGTACGTCTGAAGGTGACACCCTAGAGTTCTCAATGTTTTTAATTACATCTCTGAAGCTAATACGCTAACttgttttagcatgttaaataataataccaCCAATTACTTCAACtaataaacattcataaatacctcagacagtttcgctatttcctactggtggagagcgcttcacgtgggggtgtttatctctttgataatgaccagtgtttataaccggttgtgagcggatactccgcgctagtcttggtgcaagacgtttcttgttacgggcgatgcgggcgctgtcagtgagttggccgcgctgtgtttgaaaggaaaacgagaacgtgttgcaccatgactatacgcgcacgaacggaaccggaaactgtcggaagtaggcgtctcagtcataatGCAACAACCGGtcgtcgtacatgtacattcagagctcaagcacgtcggaaccggataagttttacagaatttattactttattacgcattttaaccaaaaaggcattcatgaatgggaataaaagagtagcgaCTCGTTTTTTACAGGACgtttaaaacattgcagggtcgttgccgtgtgataaaggcccgagccttCCACACGacaacgaccctgcctgttttaaacggccggtAAATAACGAGtggctacccttttattcccttaataattcACATTATAACGTGACACTTTTATTGTAACGAATAACGAATAACGATCAGATAAAAAGGGTACCTTTATGTTCAGCCTTAAATACTAAATGGGTAATGGTGAATTAAAAAGCAGCAACTGAAACAGCAAGGTAATTGTGTGCGGTTATTGTTATTCAtgcataaatacctcagacaatttCGCTATTCCGATTGGTgcagagcgcgtcacgtgggtgtgtttaaacggttgataataacCAGCTTGAGCTGTTTATAGCCTGTGgttttcggatacgtttagaTCACAACTTCGTTCTCAGTGGTGATCGATCTCGCAGTGCAATTTTGGTCAATGAATAAGATGATACATACTactactttattacgccttttaaccaaacatACATCTATGAATGGGAACACAAGAGTATCGACTCGTGATTTAACTGCCGTTTAAAATATTCGGCTCGTGCCTTTATCGATCTGCCACGAACCTGCCGGCTTCAAAcggcagtttaaaaactcatcgctaccctttcggaattattcccttatttaaagtaGCAAAGCCAAACGAAAAATGTATACCGGACTATACTGTGGCAAGCCGAACACTATGTATAAGCTTATTATAAGACTTGTATCCTGCTAATTCGTGAGCCTaacttttaagcaatatttacaAAAGCTTTAATTTACACAAGttaattaaatattaataattgtataacggtaaacaacaacataatCTGCCAACAACACAATGATGGCAAATATTCGGTTAAGGTTAAACAGAAAAGGAATGCTCCATTTACATTGATAATCGACTgagtaaaaacattcaaaagtaTACCCGTAATAACACAGCTccaaaaggcagtggacactattggtaattactcaaaataaatatttgcataacattttccacgaatttgatttcgagacctcagatttaaaatttgaggtctcgaaatcaagcatctgaaagcacacaacttcgtgtgacaaaggttgttttttatttcattattatctcgcaacttcaacgaccaactgagctaaatTGTTCACAGGCtcattattgtatgcatatgtttaatgaactaagtgaaaagactggtctttgacaatattaccaatagtgtctagtgtatTTAAAAGGCTCGTGAAAATAGAGTTGAGTTACAAGGCTGAGAGTTCACAAAAGACTACACGTTGGTACGGATATTACACATTTAAGCTGGTACTTTGTAGGTTAAATGTTGTTACTAAAACGTATTTAAGAAGTAAAtgagatgaaacaaaaataacccaATTAATTTAACCGCCAAAGCGAAGGAAGCATTTATCTGCGAAAATAGAACACTAGATTTTAACTAAACGATTGTTGGTACGTTGTGATCTTAACATTTTGTCCAAATGGCAGATTGTTTGCATTTTTGAGATTCATGAAGATTAACTATAACTGTTCAACATTATAAGTTGCAAATTACCTTATCATCATTAACATTGTACATTTTACGACCTTAACATCATCGACACTCACACGCGATGCAATATCTTGACTGATTTGAATTCAGCCACAATGAGGTCACCGATCGGAGTAAACGACATGCCTAGAGGACCGTTCAAGCCACGAGCTACACAGCCGATGTGCTCACCTGATGCATCGTAATGATGTATCTCACCGGTTCCCACCGTAACGTCAGAAATGGATGCATATATATCGCCAGCATCATCACAACAGACACCAGTAGGCTTTACAGGTTTGCCGTCAATGGAGGTGCTGATATTGAACACCTCGTTTCCCATGAAATCCAGACAAACTAGTTCCATCTCTCTTGGGTTTGTAAAGATCAGTCGCTCCTTGCTGTTAACAGATAGAAAGCTTGGACCGCCGATGACGCTAATATCATCATGATGTATTGTGGAAATGGTGGATCCATCCTTGTTATGAAGATATAGTTCATTTCTCCAACAGTCAGCCACTGCAATACGATCTTTCTTGTTAACAGCAATACTAGCGAGTCTACTCTCTGACTGCCCCTCGACTTCATTCCGTGATGGTCTGAACTTACGAATAAATCGCAGTTCGCTATCATAAACCTTTACATCATGTCTGTCAGTAACCAGAAGCAGGTCATCAGAGGTCACCGCAACACCGGCAGGGTATTGTAGTTGTCCATCTTCTGTTCTACTTTGCACACCTTGAGATTTGTAACTACCATTCGATGTAAAGTTGGATAATATCCGCCGTTTTAAATCAGTAACGACGATGTCACCGTTGCTAAAACAAGCAACGTCCAAAGCAACTTTGAACTTCCCCTCACCTTCCCCTTCTTTACCAAACTCTGTCTTCACTTCCCACTTCTCTTCCTCTAGTATTTCACCGATATCCGCATCAGTGACGACATCATAACCTTTGAACCCGATGAATGACTTGCTATGCTGCACTGTTTGAAACTGGAGCTCTTTGTGGAATGTCAAGTTGTGCATAACCTTTGGCTTGAGGTCCATCAGCTCAAAGTCATCAGCATGTTGCATCAAGTCGTTGACTGAAGCTACGATCTGCTCTGCACGGCTCATCTTATCGCTATTGCTGATTTGTATGCAGCCAAATTCCTCACCTCTTTCTTGACCGATTTGAGTAATTCTGTCTTGAAGGAGGCGAGATGATTTTCTGATTTTGGCAACTTCCTCTTCCTCCTTTGCCACAATATCTCGAAGAGCCTGGTCAACCATGGTCTGTAATCTATGCTGTGAGTGTTTGATAGAGTTATCCACTTTTTGAAATTGCTTGCGACATTCATCAAACTTCATCAAAGCCTCTTCAACAGCTAGACGATACAATCGAATGGAATCACTGATTCCAGAAAGGTTGTGGTCTGACGATCGGTGATCGAGCACCGCACATTTAGGACACACGAGTAAATCACACGTTTCACAGTAAAAACACAGTTCCTGGTCAGTGTGTTTCCGGCATTTTGGAGAGCAAATTTTGTTCTGGTCTCTGGATCCCTCATTTGACGACCCGGCTGCATTCACGACTCGATGATGCctgttcaattttattttggcgTGGTATTCCAAACAAGTCTTGCAAAAATTCGCATCACAGTCAACACACCGTGAAACGGCATCAAGACCTTCGTCGCATCCTTCGCAAATCGAGACAAGAGGGTTAATGCCCACCTCGGGACTATtcggattgatgacgtcatcaataagcGAGCTCAAGAGAAAGCAGTTGAGAAGAGCCGATGGTCCCTTATCTGGGATTGAAGTTTTCTTTCTACACACTGGGCAAGTGATGAAATCCGTCTTTGGATCCTGTTTGTCTACAAGTTCCTGAAGACATTTTAGGCAGAAGCTGTGCTGACAGTCCAGGATTTTCGGATCGATGAACAGAGCCAAGCAGATTGGGCATTCGATGTGTACATGTCTAATCTTGCAAGTGGTCTCAGTGTGAAGTGCAGCTTCGGCCATCTTGGTGAGACTGGGCTGTCCTGTTGTACGAATACAAACAAATGTGTCATTTTCATTAAATCATCCAGTCAATGACTTTTGGACaattggtggcagcagacttactagatGTAGAGCATTGATACATGTTATAATGACTGGAGAGCGGGTTGGGTGCGTTAATTGAAGTCACCACGGACGCCATTTGGAAACACCGTACaatcctgggttttttttagcCGACATTATTTAGCAAAATGCCTGCCTGTGCGGCAATAAACTGCAATAACAGATACTAACATGTTTGTGGAAAGAAATTCCATCTATTATTcgcaattgtttgttttatgggaTTTTCAGGCTGAAAACTTTTTGATTATAATATACCTACAGCgggtaagaaataaaaaaacactctcgtgaaataaaacaaaaacaaaccttcaTTATTTCCATCATCAAATCCCCCAAAATTAACAAACTGTCTTAGTTTATTATGTAAGTTTTATATTTATGTATAATTCGGCATTTTTATCATTAATTGTTGATCTACTTTGCGAACCCAACATAGCATGTCTGCCTATACATAACTCTATGCTTTCACATGGGAGAAAACAACTGTCCCCACTCTTCAAAGTGTTGCGCCGACGTTGCTCTCAAAAGTAAAATATTAACATACCATTTTCAGTACGATGGATCGATTATTTTGTCAGCCAAATTGTTGCTAACAATATTGTTTGCCTCTTTGAATGGATTGTATATACGTTTGGAAAATGTAggttatatttttattgttttactccTAGTTTGAATAACTGTATAAAACTAAATGTACAcgtttcatttaaaaatatgGTATTGCAAGGAAAATAATTTACCATTGGAACGCATAACATGAGAAACCGAAATAAAACTTTATTATCAGATAAAATAAAActgtatcaatataaaccacaagggaaactgactgggtaaatttgtaaatgattgttggagttgaacaaagaattgactagagtgggattcgaaccaacgacctccggattaacgtgccggcactctaccaactgagctatctagccctatattggaggcgtccctgttttgtcaatatctttgttcggggtgccagtcagaagccatacaaccgttagctgccatgtagccagggatcacacccaaattacgatacaacctgggaagcggcagctaggggatcacctggttcacgttggttcgaatcccactctagtcaattctttgttcaaccccaaaaatcatttacaaatttacccagtaagtttcccttgtggtttatattaatatctgaaacaaaaagtcgcatccccttaaggtgagcccctagctgccgcttcccaggttgtatcgtaatttgggtgtgatccctggctacatggcagttaacggttgtatggcttctgactggcacccccgaaaaaagatattgacaaaatagggacaccgccaatatagggctagatagctcagttggtagagcgccggcacgttaatccggaggtcgttggttcgaatcccactctagtcaattctttgttcaacccccaaaatcaaaataaaactttgaaTTAAATTACATCATAATACCCCCAAAAATagcaaacaatatttataattaattcGGTATTATTACCATTAATAATTGATCTACTTTGCGAACCATATATAGCATGTCTGCCTATACATAACTATATGCTTTCACATCGGAGAAAACAACTGTCCCCACTCTTTAAAGTGTTCCGCTGTCGTTGCTCTCAAAAAATATTGACATACCATTTTCAGTACGATGGATCGGTAATTTTGTCAGCCAAATAGTTGCTAACAATATTGTTTGCCTCTTTGAATGGATTGTATAAGTTTGGAAAATGTAggtaatatttttattgttttactccTAGTTTGGATAACTCTATAAGACTACCTGtacacatttcatttcaaaatatggTATTGTTTCTGATTATTGCCTAAGATTTGTAGCAGTTATATGGAACGCATAACATGAGAAACGTGTCTGTCAGTAccaaatttaaatattgataTAATAAAAATTGCAATATGATTTGTTTCACAGTTGCAGTACTTCAGAGTAAAAAGTTCTTCTAAAATACACCATACTAACCAAAGTTGGGTtgttcctttttaaaatgataccacatttgcaatgatgacaTGTTGCTTAAAATTTGctacatgaatgacaatgaTGTTCACAATTCAAATGTGCCAAACGTACCGTTATCTGTACTAAACAGTACATAGGTAATGATCAATAATCAAACCGGTCAAGCTTCCAAACCAtaaatggtttacacaaagatttgcaccagtgaaaACACCACACACAATTACCCCCCATCccttgaaaaacaccttgttttggTATTTGCAAGACTTGTTTCTGAACGTCTTGTCTCAAtatggattaagatcagtaaagTTGCCTTGCTTGCTTGAGTTACAGTGTAATTCTTTGTTCATACAGTAACACAAATATGCTAATTTGTGCACATTTGGTTTGTGACTTTGTCTATGTCCAACTTATGTGGCCAATTGCAGCAAATGTGGTGTCATTTGAAAGAAATACACTCCATATTCGCATTTGTATATAACTTAAtaaccaccaacatagggctagatagctcagttggtagagcgccggcacgttaaaccggaggtcgttggttcaaatcccactctagtcaatttttctttgttcaatccaaaatcatttaaaaatgtacccagtcagtttcccttgtggtttattatttgatatataatttatttatatatatttactGGTTCTTATGCACTGAATCATGATCACATAGTTCACAATGTCCGAGCTATCATTTAGGACAGCAAATACCCTAGTGAAACACAGTCTTACCTGTAGCTGTAGATGTTACTTTATTTAACTCACTTCGTACAGTTGATCTGCTTTGCTTAACTCACTGATAGCCGGTAAGTAGAAGACAAAACTACATTGAAATGGCACAACAACAGTTCCTGTCTTTAGCAAACCCCACGTTTATATATACAGTGCATGTATCGGGGAAACGCCCTTGCACAATGGTAGTTTCACACTGCTGGAAAAACCCACATGCAAACCCTATTGTCAAATGTCAAATGCAATGTCTACGCACTGTACTTTCATATGCAAATAGGGTTTGCATTTGGGTTTTTCCAGCAGTGTGAAATACTAGCAATGTCAAAGCAATGTCAAATGGAAATATTATCACGCACTATAATACTGGTACTATTGGACTCtacaaaataatatgtgtgCGTCTTTCCAGTTGCGCATGAGTGTTTATCCAAACATGTAAGTCTACGCACTGTAATTTCATATGCAAATAGGGTTTGCATTTGGGTTTTTCCAGCAGTGTGAAACTACCATTGTGCAAGGGCGTTTCCCCGATACATGCACTGTATATATAAACGTGGGGTTTGCTAAAGACAGGAAATCTTGTTGTGCCATTTCAATGTAGTTTTGTCTTCTACTTACCGGCTATCAGTGAGTTAAGCAAAGCAGATCAACTGTACGAAGTGAGTTAATTAAAGTAACATCTACAGCTACAGGTAAGACTGTGTTTCACTAGGGTCTTTGCTGTCCTAAATGACAGCTCGGACATTGTgaactaaactgctcacaatAATTCAGAAAACTGTTGTTTCAATCAAGTACTATATTTGTATTATTGATTTCTCTCTTTGTATTAAGTTATATACAAATGCGAATCTGGAGTGTATTTCTTTCAAATGTATGAACAAAGAATTACACTGTAACTCAAGCAA contains these protein-coding regions:
- the LOC117299057 gene encoding B-box type zinc finger protein ncl-1-like, with the translated sequence MAEAALHTETTCKIRHVHIECPICLALFIDPKILDCQHSFCLKCLQELVDKQDPKTDFITCPVCRKKTSIPDKGPSALLNCFLLSSLIDDVINPNSPEVGINPLVSICEGCDEGLDAVSRCVDCDANFCKTCLEYHAKIKLNRHHRVVNAAGSSNEGSRDQNKICSPKCRKHTDQELCFYCETCDLLVCPKCAVLDHRSSDHNLSGISDSIRLYRLAVEEALMKFDECRKQFQKVDNSIKHSQHRLQTMVDQALRDIVAKEEEEVAKIRKSSRLLQDRITQIGQERGEEFGCIQISNSDKMSRAEQIVASVNDLMQHADDFELMDLKPKVMHNLTFHKELQFQTVQHSKSFIGFKGYDVVTDADIGEILEEEKWEVKTEFGKEGEGEGKFKVALDVACFSNGDIVVTDLKRRILSNFTSNGSYKSQGVQSRTEDGQLQYPAGVAVTSDDLLLVTDRHDVKVYDSELRFIRKFRPSRNEVEGQSESRLASIAVNKKDRIAVADCWRNELYLHNKDGSTISTIHHDDISVIGGPSFLSVNSKERLIFTNPREMELVCLDFMGNEVFNISTSIDGKPVKPTGVCCDDAGDIYASISDVTVGTGEIHHYDASGEHIGCVARGLNGPLGMSFTPIGDLIVAEFKSVKILHRV